A genomic region of bacterium contains the following coding sequences:
- the pnuC gene encoding nicotinamide riboside transporter PnuC: MDPIELTAAIFGFICVYLTTRQSIYCWPAGLIQVSLYIIVFYEAKLYSDVILHIIYVILQVYGWYYWLHGNNHHQAVVTRLSMPMLVNWIIIGIIAAGIWGTVMHTYTDAALPYPDAFIIAMSLIGQWLMAKKKIENWYFWIAVDVVAIVVYSVKELYVTSGLYFTFLIICLYGMRKWRLALDGIKDALPSTELSQK, from the coding sequence ATGGACCCTATCGAACTCACAGCCGCTATTTTTGGATTTATCTGCGTCTATCTGACGACACGCCAAAGCATTTATTGCTGGCCGGCAGGGCTCATCCAGGTTTCTTTGTATATCATCGTTTTCTACGAAGCCAAATTATACTCCGATGTGATCCTCCACATTATTTACGTCATCCTGCAAGTGTACGGATGGTACTACTGGCTTCACGGCAATAACCATCATCAGGCGGTCGTCACGCGTTTGTCCATGCCGATGCTCGTGAATTGGATCATCATCGGCATCATCGCTGCAGGCATTTGGGGCACGGTCATGCATACGTACACCGACGCGGCTTTGCCGTATCCCGACGCCTTCATCATCGCCATGAGCCTGATCGGACAATGGCTGATGGCGAAAAAGAAAATCGAAAATTGGTATTTTTGGATTGCCGTTGACGTCGTGGCCATCGTTGTGTATTCCGTGAAAGAACTTTACGTGACTTCCGGATTATATTTTACGTTTTTGATTATCTGTCTTTATGGTATGCGCAAATGGCGTCTTGCATTAGACGGAATTAAAGATGCACTACCTTCAACTGAACTCTCTCAAAAATAA